One genomic window of Vibrio mangrovi includes the following:
- a CDS encoding type II toxin-antitoxin system ParD family antitoxin: MQPDNTKLKTLQQLLAEGEQSGDTDYDLDELIGELDTQEAKQMDHIMEDNPDLSYAFVQQSLIAKAEKDAGELETYRFD, from the coding sequence ATGCAACCAGACAATACTAAATTGAAAACCTTGCAGCAGTTGTTGGCCGAAGGTGAGCAAAGTGGCGATACCGACTACGATTTAGATGAACTTATCGGCGAGCTTGATACTCAGGAAGCCAAGCAAATGGACCACATAATGGAAGACAACCCGGATTTATCTTATGCATTCGTTCAGCAGTCACTGATTGCCAAAGCCGAAAAAGATGCCGGTGAACTGGAAACATATAGATTTGACTGA
- a CDS encoding AraC family transcriptional regulator: MSQVFHHLIEAIIDERECCQRIWFAGDQHTPPPFSYQVNFPRLEIALKGNYCNQIEDELHGISTINIQSGNALYIPPNCWNKPDWQDECSVISLLYGRRQIGFSFVAKRKGTEGFYDVQKHSVQMRTGYAIDNILESLNALAREPQKSPMDEHLLCALLTYTQSILRQPELSAKSRSEDLYQGICIYIQENFHRGISRDSIASRFSISANHLSRLFHQQGHMTLADYIAWVRIDRAKFMLKKYQFRLSEVAERCGFQDVNYFCRVFKTKTGMTPSEYRTRLD, encoded by the coding sequence ATGAGCCAAGTATTTCATCACCTGATTGAAGCAATTATTGACGAGCGGGAGTGCTGTCAGCGCATCTGGTTTGCCGGAGATCAACACACACCACCGCCATTCAGTTATCAGGTGAACTTTCCCCGGCTGGAAATTGCACTCAAAGGCAATTACTGCAATCAGATTGAAGACGAATTGCACGGAATCAGCACCATCAATATTCAGTCAGGGAACGCGCTTTATATTCCACCGAACTGCTGGAATAAACCGGACTGGCAGGACGAATGCTCCGTCATCAGCCTGCTGTACGGACGCAGACAGATCGGATTCAGTTTTGTCGCCAAACGTAAGGGAACCGAAGGTTTTTACGATGTGCAGAAACACAGTGTGCAGATGCGAACCGGCTATGCGATCGATAATATTCTGGAAAGCCTGAATGCACTGGCCCGGGAGCCGCAAAAATCACCGATGGATGAACACCTGCTCTGTGCCCTGCTGACTTATACTCAGAGTATTCTCCGCCAGCCGGAGCTTTCAGCCAAAAGCCGCAGCGAAGATCTCTATCAGGGCATCTGTATTTATATTCAGGAGAATTTTCATCGCGGAATCAGCCGGGATTCGATCGCTTCACGCTTCAGTATTTCCGCCAATCACCTCTCCCGGCTGTTCCATCAGCAGGGACATATGACGCTGGCCGATTATATCGCCTGGGTGCGGATCGATCGGGCCAAATTCATGCTGAAAAAGTATCAGTTCCGTCTTAGTGAAGTGGCTGAGCGGTGCGGTTTTCAGGATGTGAATTATTTCTGTCGGGTGTTTAAAACCAAAACCGGCATGACACCCTCGGAATACCGGACCCGTCTTGATTGA
- a CDS encoding 2TM domain-containing protein: MNIRKRRLQKGWSQEQLAQLSGLNIRTIQRIERDQKPSLESLNALAAVFEIELSELQGEQDMHKTSQISEEERAISYVRDIKGFYSHAITYCLVITLLFIINFSVNSDYIWAWWPMLGWGIGLISHGLNVFEVFNLFGPNWERKQIEKRLGRKL; this comes from the coding sequence ATGAATATTCGGAAACGACGTTTGCAAAAAGGGTGGTCACAGGAACAACTGGCGCAGTTGAGCGGGCTTAATATCCGGACGATTCAACGGATTGAGCGTGATCAAAAACCAAGCCTGGAATCCCTGAATGCATTAGCGGCCGTTTTTGAAATTGAACTCTCTGAACTACAGGGAGAGCAGGATATGCATAAAACCAGTCAAATCAGTGAAGAAGAACGCGCAATCAGTTACGTCCGGGATATCAAAGGATTCTATTCTCATGCCATCACCTATTGTCTGGTGATTACACTGTTGTTTATTATTAATTTTTCTGTCAACAGTGATTATATCTGGGCCTGGTGGCCGATGCTGGGGTGGGGAATCGGTCTGATTTCTCACGGGTTGAATGTGTTTGAGGTATTCAATCTTTTTGGCCCGAACTGGGAGCGGAAACAGATTGAAAAACGTCTCGGACGGAAGTTGTAG
- a CDS encoding pectate lyase family protein — MINSVDSSRLNVSITFQDPMSQGGSGNLSPQSTQTQAPGKSYIDYSNSSAPMRPDHNQFNPNSGMRGMDGLEQISLKDIIRDIIQELFKLFDKQNGQSNDQPGAPSVGSPSSGGSPSSAPFSQPQTTQPQMTPPQTAGNTSAVSPQSAAPAALTAAKPETTGNAQPQAAPAVNALQGGEAVKGSKAAAQPDAAIGAAPDKSAAPSAIATPQVNTVKNADSVKATSAVGDVEASKNVSAAAKTSAVSSSQEAGSVAGMEGFAKVAKTTGGAGGETVTVNSVGELKEALSGDDPRIIKLGSNLSAAEKTDLEFGANKTIIGDGKNNQLHNIYLKSGDSAGNDIFQNLHFTHDDKYTANNDIPLYIDKGQGYWIDHSTFSGTKGDNYQGGKDKLLYVGGTADMVSLTNSKFENNEYGLILGYPEDTQAAADKYTGYPRMTIAHNDFENLDVRAPGLMRYGQFDVYNNHIDDFNLGFTAASNATIFSESNFFENGRNGGGQASLSGMLDDKGNAHFTDVGSNISVQNQKSGETSWRGGPYERNVSSAEAAKQFATENAGVQDGTLKFAG, encoded by the coding sequence ATGATAAATTCAGTCGACAGCTCAAGACTCAATGTCTCGATTACTTTTCAGGATCCGATGTCACAAGGCGGTTCCGGTAACCTCTCGCCCCAGTCCACTCAGACTCAGGCGCCGGGGAAATCTTATATTGATTACAGCAATAGCTCAGCGCCCATGCGCCCGGATCATAACCAGTTCAATCCGAATTCAGGTATGCGGGGAATGGATGGACTGGAGCAGATTTCGCTGAAAGATATTATCCGCGATATTATTCAGGAACTGTTTAAGTTATTTGATAAACAGAACGGGCAATCTAATGACCAACCCGGCGCACCTTCAGTCGGCAGTCCGTCAAGCGGTGGCAGCCCATCTTCTGCGCCTTTTTCGCAACCGCAGACCACTCAGCCACAGATGACGCCACCACAGACGGCTGGCAATACTTCCGCCGTTTCACCACAATCAGCGGCTCCGGCTGCACTGACAGCGGCCAAACCTGAAACAACAGGAAACGCTCAGCCACAGGCTGCACCGGCGGTCAATGCACTGCAAGGCGGTGAAGCGGTGAAAGGAAGCAAAGCCGCCGCACAACCGGATGCAGCGATCGGAGCGGCACCAGACAAGTCAGCAGCACCGTCTGCGATCGCAACACCACAAGTGAATACGGTGAAAAATGCGGACTCAGTGAAAGCGACTTCAGCAGTCGGTGACGTCGAAGCGAGTAAAAATGTCTCCGCTGCGGCAAAAACATCTGCGGTAAGTTCAAGTCAGGAAGCCGGCTCGGTTGCCGGAATGGAAGGGTTTGCAAAAGTCGCGAAAACTACCGGTGGCGCAGGGGGCGAAACGGTTACAGTCAACAGTGTCGGCGAGCTGAAAGAAGCATTGTCCGGTGATGATCCGCGCATTATTAAACTGGGTAGTAACCTCTCGGCGGCAGAGAAAACTGATCTGGAGTTCGGTGCCAACAAAACCATTATCGGTGACGGCAAAAACAACCAGCTACACAATATCTACCTTAAGAGCGGTGACAGCGCCGGAAATGATATTTTCCAGAATCTGCACTTCACCCATGACGACAAATATACCGCAAACAATGATATCCCGCTGTACATCGATAAAGGACAGGGTTACTGGATTGACCACAGCACCTTTAGCGGCACTAAGGGAGACAACTATCAGGGCGGTAAGGATAAACTCCTCTATGTCGGCGGAACGGCGGATATGGTCAGCCTGACCAACTCTAAATTTGAGAACAACGAATACGGGCTGATTCTGGGTTATCCGGAAGATACTCAGGCGGCGGCCGATAAGTATACCGGTTATCCGCGTATGACCATCGCTCATAACGACTTCGAAAATCTCGATGTCCGGGCGCCGGGTCTGATGCGTTACGGTCAGTTCGACGTGTATAACAACCACATCGATGACTTTAATCTGGGCTTTACCGCAGCGAGCAACGCCACAATTTTCTCTGAATCCAACTTCTTTGAGAATGGCCGGAACGGCGGCGGACAGGCAAGTCTGTCAGGAATGCTGGATGACAAAGGCAATGCACACTTTACCGATGTCGGCAGCAATATCAGCGTCCAGAACCAGAAATCCGGTGAAACTTCCTGGCGCGGCGGGCCTTATGAACGCAATGTCAGCAGTGCCGAAGCCGCAAAACAGTTCGCGACAGAAAATGCCGGCGTACAGGATGGTACACTGAAGTTTGCCGGTTAA
- a CDS encoding HEPN domain-containing protein has translation MKKTLDHLPERKQQNIHTIATILRDVMDEYVAGKNGKKAGFKIHKIILFGSYAKGNWVNDPVNGYVSDYDVLVIVNRFELVEEFSLWSLAEDRISRRIPKTPLGLIVHTLGEVNQWLHDGHYFFKDIREQGIELYSADGRELALPGDLTAEESRQIAEKHFDHWLQSANGFVRGYRNFYEEKEYSLAAFMMHQATERFLACTLLVCTNYLPKTHDLEKLRAFCAGQDERFARLFPADNQFHRRSFHRLKRAYVDARYSEHYEITVEELDYLALEVERLKALTEEVCRGRIGENIES, from the coding sequence ATGAAAAAGACACTTGACCATCTTCCCGAGCGGAAACAACAGAATATTCACACCATTGCGACCATTTTGCGCGATGTGATGGATGAGTATGTGGCGGGAAAAAACGGCAAAAAAGCTGGTTTTAAGATCCACAAAATTATCCTGTTCGGCAGTTATGCCAAAGGTAACTGGGTCAATGACCCGGTGAACGGCTATGTCAGCGATTATGATGTGCTGGTGATCGTCAATCGCTTTGAACTGGTGGAGGAATTCTCCCTGTGGAGTCTGGCGGAAGACCGCATCAGCCGCCGCATTCCGAAAACGCCGCTGGGGCTGATTGTCCACACCCTTGGCGAAGTCAATCAGTGGCTGCACGACGGACACTATTTCTTTAAGGATATACGCGAGCAAGGCATTGAGCTGTATAGCGCCGACGGCCGGGAACTGGCCCTGCCGGGTGATCTGACTGCGGAAGAAAGTCGGCAGATTGCCGAAAAGCATTTTGATCACTGGTTGCAAAGTGCCAATGGCTTTGTGAGAGGCTATCGCAATTTCTATGAAGAAAAAGAATATTCACTTGCTGCATTCATGATGCATCAGGCAACGGAACGTTTTCTTGCCTGCACCCTATTAGTGTGTACCAACTATCTGCCCAAAACCCACGATTTGGAAAAACTGCGCGCCTTCTGTGCCGGACAAGACGAACGCTTCGCCCGCCTGTTCCCCGCCGACAACCAGTTCCACCGCCGCAGCTTCCACCGCCTCAAACGCGCCTACGTCGATGCCCGCTACTCGGAGCATTATGAAATCACCGTCGAAGAGCTGGACTATCTGGCCCTTGAGGTCGAAAGACTGAAAGCGCTGACCGAGGAAGTTTGCCGGGGAAGGATTGGAGAGAATATTGAATCGTAA
- a CDS encoding PTS sugar transporter subunit IIA, whose translation MITTRITFLLKDEGLPGWQVSALKQLCGYFRSIFVFYNLSRGKHTRLSQSLNVLSLKNSAGHLCQIAIEGLDAELACMVFTEYLSEQTILLSTSHRKNHAAEQLFASHPAFSLPFAYRWDYECHAGFADKLSALHYLAARIAPGQTRKLLEQFCLREKISTTALPNRVALPHVMSDAVATPVLMVMPLAQPLDWQSACAPVSLVIGLVLPQPLNREVVTAMTRLTRWLIDDLNVQLLLDAKREETLKGILLHVMAHSEPETSSEQSLTTD comes from the coding sequence ATGATTACCACCCGGATTACTTTTTTACTCAAAGACGAAGGACTTCCTGGCTGGCAGGTCAGCGCACTGAAACAGTTGTGCGGTTATTTCCGTTCGATTTTCGTGTTTTATAATCTGAGCCGGGGCAAGCATACCCGGCTCAGTCAGTCACTCAACGTACTCAGCCTGAAAAACAGTGCCGGGCATCTGTGTCAGATTGCCATTGAAGGACTCGATGCTGAACTGGCCTGTATGGTGTTCACTGAATATCTCAGTGAACAAACCATTCTGCTCTCCACTTCACACCGCAAAAATCATGCAGCGGAACAGCTGTTTGCCAGTCATCCGGCATTTTCTCTGCCATTTGCGTATCGCTGGGATTATGAATGTCACGCCGGATTTGCCGATAAGCTCTCAGCACTGCATTATCTTGCTGCCCGAATTGCCCCCGGGCAGACCAGAAAGCTGCTGGAGCAGTTTTGTCTGCGGGAAAAGATTTCTACAACCGCACTCCCGAATCGGGTGGCTCTGCCACATGTGATGAGTGATGCTGTTGCAACGCCGGTGTTAATGGTAATGCCGCTGGCACAGCCACTGGACTGGCAGTCGGCGTGTGCACCGGTATCATTAGTGATTGGTCTGGTGTTACCTCAGCCGCTCAACCGGGAGGTTGTCACGGCAATGACCCGTCTGACCCGCTGGCTGATCGACGATCTGAATGTTCAGCTTCTGCTTGATGCGAAACGGGAAGAAACCCTGAAGGGGATTTTGCTGCATGTCATGGCTCACAGTGAGCCGGAGACGTCCTCTGAGCAGTCTCTTACTACGGATTAA
- a CDS encoding DUF4007 family protein yields the protein MIKLNEKDCAFGRHETFQLRFSWLPKGYQEFCKDNSVFESSEATVRLGVGKNMVSSIKYWMKATQLLTEKSELSDLSHYIFDENNGVDPYLEDEATIWLLHWLLCTNPKQATTWFWFFNRYIAADFDTESMQSALDDFIHEEKIKAPSSTTLRNDCSVLTRMYAISDELGKNGLDDVLDSPMALLELISKVGNKRFSAELGERNDLSLGVFGFAVAQCVNSYIEDNDRGTIPMKNLIYSQGDSAAVASVFRMTETDFMTKLEKLQSKFPELFEIRETAGISQIYLGQGVKRIEPMAFLQAHYQGELVV from the coding sequence ATGATAAAGTTAAATGAGAAAGACTGTGCATTTGGGCGGCACGAAACGTTCCAGTTACGATTCAGTTGGTTGCCTAAGGGCTATCAGGAATTTTGTAAGGATAATAGTGTATTTGAGAGTAGTGAAGCTACGGTCAGATTAGGCGTTGGGAAGAACATGGTGTCGTCTATCAAGTATTGGATGAAGGCCACACAGCTTCTGACGGAGAAAAGTGAGCTATCTGATTTGTCTCATTACATCTTTGATGAGAACAATGGTGTTGACCCTTATCTAGAAGATGAAGCGACCATTTGGTTACTACATTGGCTTTTGTGTACAAATCCGAAGCAAGCAACGACATGGTTTTGGTTTTTCAATCGCTATATTGCAGCCGATTTTGATACAGAATCTATGCAGTCTGCATTAGATGACTTCATTCATGAAGAAAAAATTAAAGCTCCTTCCAGTACAACATTGAGGAATGATTGCTCCGTTCTGACTCGAATGTATGCTATCTCCGATGAGTTGGGTAAAAACGGGCTTGATGATGTACTAGATTCCCCAATGGCTTTATTGGAGCTAATTAGTAAAGTTGGTAATAAACGTTTTTCGGCAGAATTAGGCGAACGAAATGACTTGTCTCTTGGAGTGTTTGGTTTTGCTGTCGCTCAATGTGTAAATAGTTACATTGAAGATAATGATCGTGGAACGATACCAATGAAGAATCTTATCTATAGTCAAGGAGATTCTGCCGCCGTTGCATCTGTTTTTAGAATGACAGAAACTGATTTCATGACCAAATTAGAGAAATTGCAGAGTAAGTTTCCTGAATTATTTGAAATAAGAGAAACGGCAGGTATTTCTCAGATCTATTTAGGTCAGGGTGTTAAGCGTATCGAACCAATGGCTTTTCTTCAGGCCCATTACCAAGGAGAGTTAGTCGTATGA
- a CDS encoding putative quinol monooxygenase, with amino-acid sequence MYVVTVTFTVVPESFESFIKLSMANADAAKDEPGCLQFDICWNDKEKQVFFYELYGSEEEFNTHLQTEHFLLFDQKTGPMVTDKKSVTYTRIHMA; translated from the coding sequence ATGTACGTTGTTACGGTGACTTTTACTGTTGTCCCCGAGTCGTTTGAGTCATTTATCAAGCTATCGATGGCTAATGCCGATGCCGCAAAAGACGAGCCCGGATGTCTGCAATTTGATATTTGCTGGAATGATAAAGAGAAGCAGGTGTTTTTCTATGAACTGTACGGTTCAGAAGAAGAGTTCAATACTCATCTGCAAACCGAACATTTTCTGCTGTTTGATCAGAAAACCGGGCCAATGGTTACCGATAAAAAATCCGTCACCTATACGCGGATTCATATGGCCTGA
- a CDS encoding HVO_A0114 family putative DNA-binding protein yields MKARIGIMSEALIRFRLLAIAQGKYVPQADEPKVWYTSVNAVAQILRPENIALLRLIDTEKPASLTELARISGRAKSNLSNTLKALSDKGFVRMEPATGKILQPVAIYTDFEIISDSALEQKLLKLMASMSAA; encoded by the coding sequence ATGAAAGCAAGAATCGGCATTATGTCTGAAGCTCTGATTCGTTTCCGTTTGCTGGCGATTGCGCAGGGGAAATATGTGCCGCAAGCGGATGAGCCGAAGGTTTGGTATACATCAGTCAATGCGGTGGCGCAGATTTTAAGACCGGAGAATATTGCCTTATTACGTCTGATCGATACAGAAAAGCCAGCAAGCCTGACAGAATTAGCCAGAATTTCCGGTCGGGCGAAGTCTAACTTATCTAACACCTTAAAAGCGCTCAGTGACAAAGGCTTTGTCCGGATGGAACCTGCTACTGGTAAGATTCTGCAACCAGTGGCGATTTATACGGATTTTGAGATTATTTCCGACTCCGCACTTGAACAGAAGTTATTAAAATTAATGGCTTCGATGTCTGCGGCCTGA
- a CDS encoding PTS fructose transporter subunit IIABC, whose product MITKLISQRLIQLNLSSTTKEEVLAELAGMLAAEGRITDQQQFLSDIYAREALGNTGFDDGVAIPHAKSTAVTEPAVVVGISRQGIDYGAEDGLPSKLFFMIASPDGNANHHVEVLAELSAKLIEEGFTEQFFAAETEQEALELLLAKSEPTPQSSGENGFLIGVTGCPTGIAHTYLAAESLEKGAAALGYQIKVETNGSIGVKNSPTAEEIEAADAIIVSSDKQVEMSRFAGKKLIESGVKEPIRDAQGLIHKALQAPVYQPDSHSVARDAEPSVNRPELYRYLMNGVSHMIPFVVAGGLLIALALAIGGEPTEAGMAIPKGSLWNKVLDVGVVSFQLMIPILAGYIAYAIADRPALAPGMIGGWIANNGSFYDADAGTGFIGAIIAGLLVGYFIRWLTSFNYHKMIQPLVPIMIAPITGALFISGLFIFVIGAPIASLMHGMTELLTTMSTGNMVLLGIVLGGLAGFDMGGPFNKVAFLFSVGMIASGQTQFMGAMACAIPVAPLGMGLATVLGRKLNLFEASELEAGKAAGAMGLVGISEGAIPFAAQDPVSVIPANMLGSMVAAVMAFSFGITDSVAHGGPVVALLGAMNKPLLALFCMAIGAVVTALTCITLKKMRQARLRSVNA is encoded by the coding sequence ATGATTACCAAGCTTATCTCACAGCGATTGATTCAACTGAATCTTTCGTCAACCACCAAAGAAGAAGTACTTGCAGAGCTGGCCGGAATGCTGGCAGCAGAAGGGCGCATCACCGATCAACAACAATTTCTGAGCGACATTTATGCCAGAGAAGCCCTTGGCAATACCGGCTTTGATGACGGTGTCGCGATTCCACACGCCAAAAGTACTGCCGTGACCGAACCTGCCGTTGTGGTCGGTATCAGTCGTCAGGGCATTGATTATGGTGCCGAAGACGGCCTGCCATCGAAACTCTTTTTTATGATTGCTTCTCCCGATGGTAACGCGAATCACCATGTCGAAGTGTTGGCAGAACTCTCCGCCAAGCTGATTGAAGAAGGATTCACCGAGCAGTTTTTTGCCGCAGAAACCGAACAGGAAGCACTGGAACTGCTGTTGGCGAAGTCGGAACCAACACCTCAGTCTTCCGGAGAAAACGGGTTTCTGATCGGTGTGACTGGCTGCCCGACCGGGATTGCGCATACTTATTTGGCAGCCGAGTCGCTGGAAAAAGGTGCCGCAGCGCTGGGCTATCAGATCAAAGTTGAAACCAATGGTTCGATTGGGGTGAAAAACAGCCCGACGGCCGAAGAAATCGAAGCGGCTGATGCGATTATTGTTTCCAGTGACAAACAGGTGGAAATGTCCCGCTTTGCCGGAAAAAAACTGATTGAGTCCGGAGTAAAAGAGCCGATCCGTGATGCTCAGGGACTGATTCACAAAGCATTACAGGCGCCGGTTTACCAGCCTGATTCTCATAGTGTTGCTCGTGATGCCGAGCCTTCAGTGAACCGGCCTGAGTTATACCGTTATCTGATGAATGGGGTATCGCATATGATCCCGTTTGTGGTTGCCGGTGGTCTGTTGATTGCGCTGGCACTGGCAATTGGCGGTGAACCGACCGAAGCCGGTATGGCGATTCCTAAAGGTAGTTTGTGGAATAAAGTACTGGATGTCGGTGTGGTTTCTTTCCAGCTGATGATTCCGATCCTGGCCGGTTATATTGCCTATGCGATCGCCGACCGCCCTGCATTAGCGCCGGGAATGATCGGTGGCTGGATTGCCAATAACGGTTCATTCTACGATGCGGATGCCGGAACTGGCTTTATCGGTGCGATTATTGCCGGTTTGCTGGTGGGCTATTTTATCCGCTGGCTGACCAGCTTTAACTACCACAAAATGATTCAGCCGCTGGTGCCGATTATGATCGCACCGATTACCGGTGCGCTGTTTATTTCCGGTCTGTTTATCTTTGTCATCGGTGCACCGATTGCCAGCCTGATGCATGGCATGACTGAACTGCTGACCACTATGAGTACCGGGAATATGGTATTGCTGGGGATTGTGCTGGGTGGTCTGGCCGGGTTTGATATGGGCGGGCCGTTTAACAAAGTGGCATTCCTGTTTTCCGTCGGCATGATTGCCAGTGGTCAGACTCAGTTTATGGGCGCGATGGCTTGTGCGATTCCGGTTGCTCCGCTTGGTATGGGACTGGCAACTGTCCTTGGCCGGAAACTGAACCTGTTTGAAGCGTCAGAGCTGGAAGCCGGTAAAGCAGCCGGAGCAATGGGACTGGTCGGGATTTCCGAAGGTGCGATTCCGTTCGCGGCGCAGGATCCGGTGTCAGTGATTCCGGCGAATATGCTGGGTTCAATGGTTGCCGCTGTCATGGCTTTCTCATTCGGTATTACGGATAGTGTGGCACACGGTGGCCCGGTGGTTGCTCTGTTGGGAGCGATGAACAAACCATTGCTGGCACTGTTCTGTATGGCTATTGGCGCAGTCGTCACAGCACTGACCTGTATCACGCTGAAGAAAATGCGTCAGGCAAGATTACGTTCGGTGAATGCATAA
- a CDS encoding toxin-antitoxin system TumE family protein, protein MEALDVLLSMHGTEVYRDDGYWWKIEVWTVPPTRERPHGIRYNMTLHNRFNKRVFGYDNAHAVKSRKNKRFSGKRYDYDHLHRTAIDQGTPYEFQDVYTLLQDFFSGIDTTIEAIEGKIT, encoded by the coding sequence ATGGAAGCGTTGGATGTTTTGTTGAGTATGCATGGCACTGAGGTGTACCGGGATGATGGTTATTGGTGGAAGATTGAAGTATGGACGGTTCCACCAACCAGAGAACGCCCTCACGGGATCCGTTACAACATGACGTTACATAACAGATTTAACAAAAGAGTTTTTGGTTATGACAATGCTCATGCTGTGAAGTCACGAAAAAATAAACGATTCAGCGGAAAACGGTATGACTACGATCATTTGCATAGAACAGCGATTGATCAGGGAACACCCTATGAATTTCAGGATGTTTATACGTTACTGCAAGATTTCTTCTCCGGTATTGATACGACCATAGAAGCAATTGAAGGGAAAATCACATGA
- a CDS encoding PTS fructose transporter subunit IIB, producing the protein MKVVAVTACPTGIAHTYMAAEQLLRAAGHRGVSIKVETQGAMGIENELTVADIVAADIRMIVSDIEIEEKSRFKGCQVFHFSIEEVLINAEQVLETCLRKA; encoded by the coding sequence ATGAAGGTTGTTGCCGTCACCGCGTGTCCGACCGGAATCGCACACACATATATGGCTGCCGAGCAGCTTCTCAGGGCTGCCGGTCATCGGGGCGTGTCGATTAAAGTCGAGACTCAGGGCGCGATGGGGATAGAAAATGAGCTGACCGTGGCAGATATTGTTGCTGCGGATATCCGTATGATTGTGTCGGATATCGAGATCGAAGAGAAATCCCGTTTTAAAGGGTGTCAGGTCTTTCACTTTTCAATTGAAGAAGTGTTAATCAACGCCGAACAAGTCTTAGAGACTTGTCTGAGAAAAGCATGA
- a CDS encoding C40 family peptidase, with protein MVDRVADHGVVNTSLMGMNVHEQEKKGQLQSGGNSFQVALKAHSSSDGMAFFSQATELLAEKEAFSGNPGQSVRREDISGEQGNDVGGQKLSMVKASSTSAIDHLPKLSMSDLCQGDILFMQDSTSRMTHFSISAAQFISNPFHIKSSGMTHVMLYAGDGKILEASGAGYIRESELKDEHHLKFRVLRLKDSDIAQESVNQGKLSVGKREQDKNYGNYSLRGTGGLLRSSTFSHKAERDLNKLVNDEQFYKTHCSGFVGGLLQKAEYQLNGELDTMKIHTKHTSPKKLYEHLRHSKDVELVGVIHIK; from the coding sequence ATGGTTGATCGTGTAGCTGATCATGGTGTGGTGAATACTTCGCTGATGGGAATGAATGTTCATGAGCAGGAGAAAAAAGGCCAGTTACAATCCGGGGGAAACAGTTTTCAGGTCGCTCTTAAAGCGCATAGCTCCAGTGACGGTATGGCTTTTTTTTCACAGGCGACGGAGCTGTTAGCGGAGAAAGAGGCTTTTTCTGGCAATCCGGGTCAGTCTGTACGCCGTGAGGATATTTCCGGTGAACAGGGAAATGATGTTGGTGGGCAGAAGTTGTCTATGGTGAAAGCATCATCAACCTCTGCGATTGATCATCTGCCGAAATTATCAATGAGTGATCTTTGCCAGGGCGATATCCTGTTTATGCAGGATTCAACCTCCAGAATGACACACTTTTCGATCTCCGCAGCGCAGTTCATTTCGAATCCGTTCCACATCAAATCTTCCGGGATGACACATGTCATGCTTTATGCCGGTGACGGTAAAATTCTGGAAGCCAGTGGTGCCGGGTATATTCGGGAATCAGAATTGAAAGATGAACATCATCTGAAATTCCGGGTGCTCAGGCTGAAGGATTCAGATATTGCTCAAGAGTCAGTTAATCAGGGCAAACTCAGTGTCGGTAAACGGGAGCAGGATAAGAATTACGGCAACTATTCACTCCGTGGAACCGGCGGGTTATTACGCAGCAGTACTTTCAGCCACAAAGCAGAGCGGGATCTGAATAAACTGGTCAATGATGAACAGTTCTATAAAACCCACTGTAGCGGCTTTGTTGGCGGATTACTGCAAAAGGCCGAATACCAGTTGAATGGTGAGCTGGATACGATGAAAATTCATACCAAACACACTTCGCCGAAGAAACTCTACGAGCATCTGCGGCATAGTAAAGATGTGGAATTGGTCGGGGTGATACATATCAAATAA